TCATCGGGTTGTCAGATTTGGTCAAAGTCGCTCAGGAAGCCGGAAAAAGCACTTTCAACATGCTTGATTTCCTGCTGCTGGCAGGGGCGCTGTATCTGTTGATCACCAGCGCGTCGACCTACGTATTGCGTGTGCTTGAACGACGTTATAACCAGGGCGTGCGGGGGATGGCGCGATGATCGAGTTGATTGCCGAATACTGGCAACCCTTTCTGTTCAGCGACGGCTATAGCCTCACTGGATTGGCGATGACCTTGTGGCTGTTGGTGGCAAGCATCGTGATGGGTTTCTTCCTCTCGCTGCCGCTGGCAATCCTTCGAACCTCACGCTGGGGCCTGCTGCGCTGGCCGGTTCAGCTGTTTACTTATGTGTTTCGTGGCACGCCGCTGTATATCCAGTTGCTGATTTGCTACAGCGGAATCTACGGCATCGCCGTGGTCCGCTCGCAACCACTGCTTGAAGCGTTCTTTCGCGATGCGATGAATTGCACCTTGCTCGCCTTCACGCTCAACACCTGCGCCTACACCGTGGAAATCTTCGCCGGGGCGATTCGCAGCATTCCTTACGGTGAAATCGAGGCGGCCCATGCTTACGGCTTGAGCGGCTGGCGCCTGTACCTGCGGCTGATCCTGCCTTCGGCGTTGCGCCGGGCGCTGCCGTATTACAGCAACGAAGTGATCCTGATGTTGCATGCCACGTCGGTGGCGTTCACCGCGACCATCCCCGACATTCTCAAAGTCGCCCGGGACGCCAATGCCGCGACCTTCATGACCTTTCAGGCCTTCGGCATTGCCGGCCTGCTGTACCTCGCACTGTCGTTCGGGCTGGTCGGCGCGTTCCGCCTGGCAGAAAAGCGTTGGTTGAGCTTCCTCGGGCCGGCGCACTAATTCCTCTTTTCATCCAGAGCAGCGTCGCAGCAGGCGCTGTTGCAGGAGACTTATGCATGTACAAACTCACGGTTGAAAATCTGTACAAACGTTTTGGTGACAATGAAGTGCTCAAAGGGGTCTCGTTGAACGCACGGGCCGGCGATGTAGTGAGCATGATCGGTGCCAGCGGTTCGGGTAAAAGCACCATGCTGCGCTGCATCAATTTTCTGGAGCGGGCGGACGAGGGCGCCATCGAACTGGACGGTGAGCGCGTCATCACTCGCCCGGGCGCTGGCGGCATGCGAGTCGCCAACCCGGCGCAGTTGCAGCGTTTGCGCACACGCCTGGCGATGGTGTTCCAGCATTTCAATCTGTGGAGCCATCTGACCGTACTGGAAAACATCATACTGGCACCGTGTCGGGTACTGGGTGTCAGCCGCAAGGCCGCTGAAGACAGCGCGCGGGCGTATCTGGACAAGGTCGGTTTGCCGCAACGGGTGGCCGATCAATACCCGGCGTTTCTGTCCGGCGGGCAACAACAGCGCGTGGCGATTGCCCGGGCGTTGGCCGTGGAACCGGAGATTCTGTTGTTCGACGAGCCGACCTCGGCGCTCGACCCGGAACTGGTGGGCGAGGTGCTGAAGGTGATTCAGGCGCTGGCCGAAGAAGGCCGGACCATGTTGATGGTGACCCACGAAATGGGCTTTGCCCGGCAGGTGTCCAGCCAGGTGTTGTTCTTGCATCAGGGGCGGGTCGAGGAGCAAGGTGACGCAACCATCCTCGACCAGCCAAAGAGTGAACGTTTACAGCAATTCCTATCGGGTCGTTTGAAGTGAGGCAAGACGTACATGGCGGATATCCGCGATATGTCGATTGTGCTTGATCGTATCGATCAGGCCATCATCGAAGTGCTGCGCCACGAAGGGCGCATCACTTATCAAAAGCTGTCCGAGCGCGTGCACCTGACGCCCAGGCCGTGCCTGGAACGGGTGCGCAAACTCGAACAGCTCGGGGTTATCCGTGGCTACGGCGCGATTCTCGATGAAAAAAAACTGACACCGGGGCTGTCGCTGCTGGTGTTGGTGGCGTTGTCGAACCAGAGTGGGCGGTCGGCGCAAAAGGCTTTTGAGGCCAAGGTCCGTGGTTGTCCGCAGGTGCTGGAATGTCGCTTGATCAGCGGCGCGTTCGACT
This genomic stretch from Pseudomonas wuhanensis harbors:
- a CDS encoding ABC transporter permease, with translation MIELIAEYWQPFLFSDGYSLTGLAMTLWLLVASIVMGFFLSLPLAILRTSRWGLLRWPVQLFTYVFRGTPLYIQLLICYSGIYGIAVVRSQPLLEAFFRDAMNCTLLAFTLNTCAYTVEIFAGAIRSIPYGEIEAAHAYGLSGWRLYLRLILPSALRRALPYYSNEVILMLHATSVAFTATIPDILKVARDANAATFMTFQAFGIAGLLYLALSFGLVGAFRLAEKRWLSFLGPAH
- a CDS encoding ABC transporter ATP-binding protein; the encoded protein is MYKLTVENLYKRFGDNEVLKGVSLNARAGDVVSMIGASGSGKSTMLRCINFLERADEGAIELDGERVITRPGAGGMRVANPAQLQRLRTRLAMVFQHFNLWSHLTVLENIILAPCRVLGVSRKAAEDSARAYLDKVGLPQRVADQYPAFLSGGQQQRVAIARALAVEPEILLFDEPTSALDPELVGEVLKVIQALAEEGRTMLMVTHEMGFARQVSSQVLFLHQGRVEEQGDATILDQPKSERLQQFLSGRLK
- a CDS encoding Lrp/AsnC family transcriptional regulator produces the protein MADIRDMSIVLDRIDQAIIEVLRHEGRITYQKLSERVHLTPRPCLERVRKLEQLGVIRGYGAILDEKKLTPGLSLLVLVALSNQSGRSAQKAFEAKVRGCPQVLECRLISGAFDYSLRMRCRDMEHYRVLTEVWFDDPELHIDKLVSHPELAMVKTTME